Proteins encoded by one window of Xanthomonas sp. DAR 80977:
- a CDS encoding DMT family transporter: MPTSRSNTAAAAWMVAAVACFALMDAAMKMLAAHYPALQVATLRGGASLPFVLLWVLATAGPRSIVPVRWSLHLLRGVLGIAMIGCFAWALRSLPLSTAYTIYFVAPLLVAALSVPLLGEQVGPRRWAAIGLGLVGVLVVLRPGVGGFVSLPGLMVLLAATAYAVAAVLVSLLARTDTPQSLVVWFLLIMALGAGALALPAWIPLRLADAGWIATLGLAGALGQVALTQAFRRGDASLIAPLEYSGLIWVIPWDWLLWRKLPDAWTWLGAAIIVASGLYLLHRERVRATVRPPPQVHP; encoded by the coding sequence ATGCCCACCTCACGTTCCAACACCGCGGCCGCCGCCTGGATGGTCGCGGCGGTCGCCTGCTTCGCGCTGATGGATGCGGCGATGAAGATGCTGGCCGCGCACTATCCGGCGCTGCAGGTCGCCACCCTGCGCGGCGGCGCTTCGCTGCCGTTCGTGTTGCTGTGGGTGCTGGCCACCGCCGGCCCGCGCTCGATCGTGCCGGTGCGCTGGAGCCTGCACCTGCTGCGCGGCGTGCTCGGCATCGCGATGATCGGCTGCTTCGCCTGGGCGCTGCGCAGCCTGCCGCTGTCCACCGCGTACACGATCTACTTCGTCGCCCCGCTGCTGGTGGCGGCGCTGTCGGTGCCGTTGCTGGGCGAGCAGGTCGGCCCGCGGCGCTGGGCCGCGATCGGCCTCGGCCTGGTCGGGGTGCTGGTGGTGCTGCGCCCGGGCGTGGGCGGCTTCGTCTCGCTGCCGGGGTTGATGGTGCTGCTGGCGGCCACCGCCTACGCGGTCGCGGCGGTGCTGGTCAGCCTGCTGGCGCGCACCGATACGCCGCAGTCGCTGGTGGTCTGGTTCCTGCTGATCATGGCGCTGGGCGCCGGCGCGCTGGCGCTGCCGGCCTGGATCCCGCTGCGCCTGGCCGATGCCGGCTGGATCGCCACGCTGGGCCTGGCCGGGGCGCTGGGGCAGGTGGCCCTGACCCAGGCGTTCCGCCGCGGCGACGCCTCGCTGATCGCGCCGCTGGAGTACAGCGGCCTGATCTGGGTGATCCCGTGGGACTGGCTGCTGTGGCGCAAGCTGCCCGACGCCTGGACCTGGCTGGGCGCGGCGATCATCGTCGCCAGCGGGCTGTACCTGCTGCATCGCGAGCGGGTCCGCGCCACCGTGCGTCCGCCGCCGCAAGTTCACCCTTAG
- a CDS encoding YajQ family cyclic di-GMP-binding protein, whose translation MPSFDVVSEIDKHELTNAIDQANRELSTRFDFKGVEARFELDDQVINQAAPSDFQVKQMTDILRARLIARGIDVRCLEFGDLETNLAGARQKVTVKQGIEQKLAKKIVAAIKDAKLKVEAQINGDKLRISGKKRDDLQDVMALLKKSDFELPLQFENFRD comes from the coding sequence ATGCCTTCCTTCGACGTCGTCTCCGAAATCGACAAGCACGAACTGACCAATGCCATCGACCAGGCGAACCGCGAGCTGTCGACCCGCTTCGACTTCAAGGGCGTGGAGGCCCGCTTCGAACTCGACGACCAGGTCATCAACCAGGCGGCGCCCAGCGACTTCCAGGTCAAGCAGATGACCGACATCCTGCGCGCGCGGCTGATCGCCCGCGGCATCGACGTGCGCTGCCTGGAATTCGGCGACTTGGAGACCAACCTGGCCGGCGCGCGGCAGAAGGTCACGGTCAAGCAGGGCATCGAGCAGAAGCTCGCCAAGAAGATCGTCGCCGCGATCAAGGACGCCAAGCTGAAGGTGGAAGCGCAGATCAACGGCGACAAGCTGCGCATCAGCGGCAAGAAGCGCGACGACCTGCAGGACGTGATGGCGCTGCTGAAGAAGAGCGATTTCGAGCTGCCGCTGCAGTTCGAGAATTTCCGCGACTGA
- a CDS encoding NAD(P)-dependent alcohol dehydrogenase — MNATTSNRQITVAVARAPQQPFSIEQARIRAPQDDEVLVRVVATGLCHTDLIVRDQYYPVPLPAVLGHEGAGVVEALGPNVKALQVGDHVVLTYGACGHCNPCDGGHGAYCKEFFPRNFGGGDAHGHTAIEDLQGQPLHDHFFAQSSFATYALARENNAVKVPHDAPLELLGPLGCGIQTGAGAVINALKVRPGSSFVAFGAGAVGLSAVMAARVAGATCIVAVDVVPSRLELAMELGATHTIDSREGDLVEAVRAITSGGADFALESTGRPDVLALGIEALGGLGTIGVVGAPKLGTKAEFDVNNLLLGGRSIRGIVEGDSVPQVFIPQLVTLYQQGRFPFDKLVKFYPLAQINEAAADSSSGVTLKPILRIAS, encoded by the coding sequence ATGAACGCAACAACCAGCAATCGCCAGATCACCGTGGCGGTGGCGCGCGCGCCGCAACAGCCCTTCAGCATCGAGCAGGCGCGCATCCGCGCGCCGCAGGACGACGAGGTGCTGGTGCGGGTGGTGGCCACCGGCCTGTGCCATACCGACCTGATCGTGCGCGACCAGTACTACCCGGTACCGCTGCCGGCGGTGCTCGGCCACGAGGGCGCCGGCGTGGTCGAGGCGCTCGGCCCCAACGTCAAGGCGCTGCAGGTCGGCGACCACGTGGTGCTGACCTACGGCGCCTGCGGCCACTGCAATCCCTGCGACGGCGGCCATGGCGCGTACTGCAAGGAGTTCTTTCCGCGCAATTTCGGCGGCGGCGACGCGCATGGCCACACCGCCATCGAGGACCTGCAGGGGCAGCCGCTGCACGACCACTTCTTCGCCCAGTCCTCGTTCGCCACCTATGCGCTGGCGCGCGAGAACAACGCGGTCAAGGTGCCGCACGATGCGCCGCTGGAATTGCTCGGCCCGCTCGGCTGCGGCATCCAGACCGGCGCCGGCGCGGTGATCAATGCGTTGAAGGTGCGACCCGGCAGCAGCTTCGTGGCGTTCGGCGCCGGCGCGGTCGGACTCAGCGCGGTGATGGCGGCGCGGGTGGCCGGCGCCACCTGCATCGTCGCCGTGGACGTGGTGCCATCGCGGCTGGAGCTGGCCATGGAACTAGGCGCCACCCACACGATCGACAGCCGCGAGGGCGACCTGGTCGAGGCGGTGCGCGCGATCACCAGCGGCGGCGCCGACTTCGCGCTGGAATCCACCGGGCGTCCGGACGTACTGGCGCTCGGTATCGAGGCGCTGGGCGGGCTCGGCACGATCGGCGTGGTCGGCGCGCCCAAGCTCGGCACCAAGGCCGAGTTCGACGTCAACAACCTGCTGCTGGGCGGGCGCAGCATCCGCGGCATCGTCGAGGGCGACAGCGTGCCGCAGGTGTTCATTCCGCAGCTGGTGACGCTCTACCAGCAGGGCCGCTTCCCGTTCGACAAGCTGGTGAAGTTCTATCCGTTGGCGCAGATCAACGAAGCGGCCGCCGACAGCAGCAGCGGCGTCACCCTCAAGCCGATCCTGCGCATCGCCAGCTGA
- a CDS encoding benzaldehyde dehydrogenase — protein MSDSIFLQGDFWHGALFGGQWQAAADGAEAIEPATGQVLGRIGLAGPAQIAAAAAAAAQAQRAWAAAPYAQRTQVLRKAAQLAERFLPEIADWIVRESGSTQGKAGFEASLCATALHEAAALPSHSVGEVLPSTPGRLSLARRRPLGVVGVIAPFNFPLYLAMRAVAPALALGNAVVLKPDPRTAVCGGVVIARLFELAGLPAGVLHVLPGDGAAGAALTADPHVAMIQFTGSTAAGRKVGEAASRHLKKVSLELGGKNSLIVLDDADLDLAIANTAWGAYLHQGQICMSTGRVLVQRALYPRFVERLVAKANSLSVGDPASGQVALGPLINAAQRDHAAALVAAARQAGATVAAGGGYRELFFEPTVLSDVGPDNPAFREEIFAPVAVVVPFDTDAEAVALANDTEYGLSMAVLSADVGRALALGEQLRTGLLHINDQTVNDEVINPFGGVGASGNGSSIGGPANWEEFTQWQWLTVKGTAPAYPL, from the coding sequence ATGAGCGACAGTATTTTCTTGCAGGGCGATTTCTGGCACGGGGCCTTGTTCGGCGGCCAATGGCAGGCGGCCGCGGACGGCGCCGAGGCGATCGAGCCGGCCACCGGCCAGGTCCTGGGCCGTATCGGCCTGGCCGGCCCGGCGCAGATCGCCGCGGCCGCCGCCGCGGCGGCGCAGGCACAGCGCGCCTGGGCCGCGGCGCCGTATGCGCAGCGCACGCAGGTGTTGCGCAAGGCCGCGCAACTGGCCGAGCGGTTCCTGCCGGAGATCGCCGACTGGATCGTGCGCGAGAGCGGTTCCACCCAGGGCAAGGCCGGCTTCGAGGCGAGCCTGTGCGCGACCGCGCTGCACGAGGCGGCGGCGCTGCCGTCGCACAGCGTCGGCGAGGTGCTGCCGTCCACGCCCGGGCGGCTGAGCCTGGCGCGGCGGCGCCCGCTCGGGGTGGTCGGGGTCATCGCGCCGTTCAACTTCCCGCTGTACCTGGCCATGCGCGCGGTGGCGCCGGCGCTGGCCCTGGGCAACGCGGTGGTGCTCAAGCCCGATCCGCGCACCGCGGTGTGCGGCGGCGTGGTCATCGCGCGGCTTTTCGAACTGGCCGGCTTGCCGGCCGGCGTGCTGCACGTGCTGCCCGGCGACGGTGCCGCCGGCGCGGCGCTGACCGCCGACCCGCACGTGGCGATGATCCAGTTCACCGGCTCCACCGCGGCCGGGCGCAAGGTCGGCGAGGCGGCCAGCCGGCACCTGAAGAAGGTGTCGCTGGAACTGGGCGGCAAGAACTCGCTGATCGTGCTCGACGATGCCGACCTGGACCTGGCGATCGCCAACACCGCCTGGGGCGCGTATCTGCACCAGGGCCAGATCTGCATGTCCACCGGCCGCGTGCTGGTGCAGCGCGCGCTCTACCCGCGCTTCGTGGAGCGGCTGGTCGCCAAGGCCAACAGCCTGAGCGTCGGCGATCCGGCCAGCGGCCAGGTCGCGCTCGGGCCGCTGATCAACGCGGCCCAGCGCGACCACGCCGCGGCGCTGGTCGCGGCCGCGCGCCAGGCCGGCGCCACCGTCGCCGCCGGCGGCGGCTACCGCGAGCTGTTCTTCGAGCCGACCGTGCTCAGCGACGTCGGTCCCGACAATCCGGCGTTCCGCGAGGAGATCTTCGCCCCGGTCGCGGTGGTGGTGCCGTTCGACACCGACGCCGAGGCCGTCGCCCTGGCCAACGACACCGAGTACGGCCTGTCGATGGCGGTCCTCTCGGCCGACGTCGGCCGCGCGCTGGCGCTGGGCGAGCAGCTGCGTACCGGCCTGCTGCACATCAACGACCAGACCGTCAACGACGAGGTCATCAATCCGTTCGGCGGCGTCGGCGCGTCGGGCAACGGCAGCAGCATCGGCGGCCCGGCCAACTGGGAGGAATTCACCCAGTGGCAGTGGCTGACCGTCAAGGGCACAGCGCCCGCCTATCCGCTTTGA
- a CDS encoding alpha/beta hydrolase → MQTDPFDPSRLAPDVLAALGGMAASGAPALEALPIPEMRQAYRQIGVLLGGEPLPVAQVRDLAADGPAGPIPLRLYLPVARPQTAHAAVVYLHGGGWSVGDLDSHDKVCRRLAQAAGCAVVGVGYRLAPEHPAPAGPQDVVAAIRWLAAQAGALDLDAQRLAVAGDSAGGSLAAVACQQLRGEVALRAQVLFYPSTDLSPAAREFPSRRENGAVPPLTLALMQAMSDPFVAAFDTRDPRLSPLRAPDLRGLPPALIYAGACDVLRDDGRRYAEALRAAGGAVEYVELPGMVHGFVEMAGVLPAAVQAIEYAGAFLRARLA, encoded by the coding sequence ATGCAGACAGATCCGTTCGATCCCTCGCGGCTGGCGCCGGACGTGCTGGCGGCGCTCGGCGGCATGGCCGCCAGCGGCGCGCCGGCGCTGGAAGCGTTGCCGATCCCGGAGATGCGCCAGGCCTACCGCCAGATCGGCGTGCTGCTGGGCGGCGAGCCGTTGCCGGTGGCGCAGGTCCGCGACCTGGCTGCCGACGGCCCGGCCGGGCCGATCCCGCTGCGGCTGTACCTGCCTGTCGCCCGCCCGCAAACGGCGCATGCGGCCGTCGTCTATCTGCATGGCGGTGGCTGGTCGGTAGGCGACCTGGACAGCCACGACAAGGTCTGCCGGCGGCTGGCGCAGGCGGCCGGCTGCGCGGTGGTGGGCGTGGGCTACCGCCTGGCGCCGGAACATCCGGCCCCGGCCGGCCCGCAGGATGTGGTCGCGGCGATCCGCTGGCTGGCCGCGCAGGCCGGCGCACTGGACCTGGACGCGCAGCGCCTGGCGGTGGCCGGCGACAGCGCCGGCGGCAGCCTGGCGGCGGTGGCCTGCCAGCAACTGCGCGGCGAGGTGGCGCTGCGCGCGCAGGTGCTGTTCTACCCGTCCACCGACCTGTCGCCGGCGGCGCGCGAATTCCCGTCGCGGCGCGAGAACGGCGCGGTGCCGCCGCTGACCCTGGCGCTGATGCAGGCGATGTCGGATCCGTTCGTGGCCGCTTTCGACACCCGCGATCCGCGGCTATCGCCGCTGCGCGCGCCGGACCTGCGCGGCCTGCCGCCGGCACTGATCTATGCCGGCGCCTGCGACGTGCTGCGCGACGACGGCCGCCGCTACGCCGAGGCCCTGCGCGCAGCCGGCGGGGCGGTGGAGTACGTCGAGTTGCCGGGCATGGTGCACGGCTTCGTCGAGATGGCCGGGGTACTGCCGGCGGCGGTACAGGCGATCGAGTACGCCGGCGCGTTCCTGCGCGCGCGGCTGGCATGA
- the salA gene encoding salicylate 1-monooxygenase has protein sequence MDATASSLRIGIVGGGIAGVGLALGLCRHRHLDVQLFESAAAFGEIGAGVSFGPNAVRALAGLGMAEAYTELADRTPPPWQDVWFEWRRGEDAQLIGSTCAPGVGQSSVHRADFLDALAARLPPGLANFGKRAERIAQDAGAVHAVFADGSRYRGDLLIAADGIKSSLRGPLLQALGHAAAAPRFTGTCAYRGMIDSGRLRAAFAVQGVDTRLADVPQMYLGMDAHILTFPIKRGRLINVVAFVSDRGEPAPQWPAGQAWVREASRREMLQAFAGWGIAARTLLECIDAPTHWALHDLAELPAYAHGRLALIGDAAHAMLPHQGAGAGQGLEDAYLLAHLLADPALRRGDLPALLQAYDQVRRPRACRVQRSSREAGDLYELRDGRVGGDSGALARTLATRFDWIWQHDLQAEAAQAARLMRSILRDPDMLATDQPRARASVAAGARPRAPAPCRHEPE, from the coding sequence ATGGACGCCACGGCTTCTTCCCTGCGCATCGGCATCGTCGGCGGCGGCATCGCCGGGGTCGGCCTGGCCCTGGGCCTGTGCCGGCACCGCCATCTCGACGTGCAATTGTTCGAATCGGCCGCGGCCTTCGGCGAGATCGGCGCGGGGGTCTCGTTCGGGCCCAACGCGGTGCGCGCGCTGGCCGGGCTGGGCATGGCCGAGGCCTACACCGAACTCGCCGACCGCACCCCGCCGCCATGGCAGGATGTCTGGTTCGAATGGCGCCGCGGCGAGGATGCGCAGCTGATCGGCAGCACCTGCGCGCCCGGGGTGGGGCAGTCCTCGGTGCATCGCGCCGACTTCCTCGATGCGTTGGCCGCGCGCCTGCCGCCCGGGCTCGCCAATTTCGGCAAGCGTGCCGAGCGCATCGCGCAGGACGCCGGCGCGGTGCATGCGGTCTTCGCCGACGGCAGCCGCTACCGGGGCGACCTGTTGATCGCCGCCGACGGCATCAAGTCCAGCCTGCGCGGTCCATTGCTGCAGGCGCTGGGCCATGCCGCGGCCGCGCCGCGCTTCACCGGCACCTGCGCCTACCGCGGCATGATCGACAGCGGCCGCCTGCGCGCGGCCTTCGCCGTGCAGGGTGTGGACACGCGGTTGGCGGACGTGCCGCAGATGTACCTGGGCATGGACGCCCACATCCTGACCTTTCCGATCAAGCGCGGGCGCCTGATCAACGTGGTGGCGTTCGTGTCCGACCGCGGCGAACCCGCCCCGCAGTGGCCGGCCGGACAGGCGTGGGTGCGCGAAGCCAGCCGCCGCGAGATGCTGCAGGCGTTCGCCGGCTGGGGCATCGCCGCGCGGACGCTGTTGGAGTGCATCGACGCGCCCACCCATTGGGCGCTGCACGACCTGGCCGAACTGCCGGCCTATGCGCATGGCCGTCTCGCGCTGATCGGCGATGCCGCGCACGCGATGCTGCCGCACCAGGGCGCCGGTGCCGGGCAGGGCCTGGAGGACGCGTATCTGCTGGCGCATCTGCTGGCCGACCCGGCATTGCGCCGCGGCGACCTGCCTGCGTTGCTGCAGGCCTACGACCAGGTGCGGCGACCGCGCGCCTGCCGCGTGCAGCGCAGCTCGCGCGAGGCGGGCGACCTGTACGAACTGCGCGACGGCCGGGTCGGTGGCGACAGCGGCGCACTGGCGCGCACGCTGGCCACGCGTTTCGACTGGATCTGGCAACACGATCTGCAGGCCGAAGCGGCGCAGGCGGCGCGGCTGATGCGCAGCATCCTGCGCGACCCGGACATGCTCGCGACCGACCAGCCCCGTGCGCGTGCGAGCGTGGCCGCCGGCGCGCGCCCACGCGCGCCGGCACCGTGCCGGCATGAACCCGAATGA
- a CDS encoding 1,6-dihydroxycyclohexa-2,4-diene-1-carboxylate dehydrogenase, with translation MSARFAGKVVVVTGAAQGIGRRVAERAAAEGARLVLVDRAAHVAELEQALAPAEVATLAADLEHYPENARAMAFAHARMGRIDVLVNNVGGTIWAQPFQHYAPEQIEAEVRRSLFPALWGCRAVLPYLIAQGGGAIVNVSSVATRSLHRVPYGAAKGGVNALTACLAFEHAGHGIRVNAVAPGGTEAPPRRVPRNPDAQSAQEQAWYRQIVAQTLESSLMKRYGTLDEQAAAILFLASDEASYITGTVLPVGGGDQG, from the coding sequence GTGAGCGCACGCTTCGCCGGCAAGGTCGTGGTGGTCACCGGCGCGGCCCAGGGCATCGGCCGCCGCGTGGCCGAGCGCGCCGCCGCCGAAGGCGCGCGGCTGGTGTTGGTGGATCGCGCCGCGCACGTGGCCGAACTGGAGCAGGCGCTGGCCCCGGCCGAGGTCGCCACGCTGGCCGCCGACCTGGAGCACTACCCGGAGAACGCGCGCGCCATGGCCTTCGCGCACGCGCGCATGGGCCGCATCGACGTGCTGGTCAACAACGTCGGCGGCACCATCTGGGCGCAGCCGTTCCAGCATTACGCGCCGGAGCAGATCGAAGCCGAAGTGCGGCGCTCGCTGTTCCCGGCGCTGTGGGGCTGCCGCGCGGTGTTGCCGTATCTGATCGCGCAGGGCGGCGGGGCCATCGTCAATGTCTCGTCCGTGGCCACCCGCAGCCTGCACCGGGTGCCCTACGGCGCGGCCAAGGGCGGCGTCAACGCGCTGACCGCGTGCCTGGCGTTCGAACATGCCGGGCACGGCATCCGCGTCAACGCGGTGGCGCCGGGCGGCACCGAGGCGCCGCCGCGGCGCGTGCCGCGCAACCCGGATGCGCAGAGCGCGCAGGAGCAGGCGTGGTACCGGCAGATCGTCGCGCAGACGCTCGAATCGAGCCTGATGAAGCGCTACGGCACGCTCGACGAGCAGGCCGCGGCGATCCTGTTCCTGGCCTCGGACGAGGCCTCCTACATCACCGGCACGGTGCTGCCGGTCGGAGGCGGCGACCAGGGCTGA
- the benC gene encoding benzoate 1,2-dioxygenase electron transfer component BenC yields the protein MSYRIALNFEDGVTRFVDCNDGEKVLDAAFRNRINLPMDCADGVCGTCKCRAESGRYDLGEDYIEDALSAGEAAAGLVLTCQMRPRSDCALAVPATSIACKTGSARFQAAVAEVVAHADAALELRLDAIGDVPAFLPGQYVNIAVPGSGQVRAYSFSSAPGAAALSFLIRRVPGGLMSGFLDTARPGQVLELSGPLGSFYLREVARPLLMLAGGTGLAPFLSMLAQLEARGCAHPVHLMYGVTRGADLVLLERLQAFAERLAWFSYDTCVVDPGAAHPRTGYVTEHLPAHVLHDGDVDVYLCGPPPMVEAVRAHFRSIGLAPASFHYEKFTPSAAAPAQERAA from the coding sequence ATGTCCTACCGCATCGCGCTGAATTTCGAAGACGGGGTCACCCGCTTCGTCGACTGCAACGACGGCGAGAAAGTGCTCGACGCCGCCTTCCGCAACAGGATCAACCTGCCGATGGACTGCGCCGACGGCGTCTGCGGCACCTGCAAGTGCCGCGCCGAGAGCGGGCGCTACGACCTGGGCGAGGACTACATCGAGGACGCGCTGAGCGCCGGGGAGGCCGCCGCCGGCCTGGTGCTGACCTGCCAGATGCGGCCGCGTTCGGATTGCGCGCTGGCGGTGCCGGCGACCTCGATCGCATGCAAGACCGGCAGCGCGCGCTTCCAGGCCGCCGTCGCGGAGGTGGTCGCGCACGCCGACGCCGCGCTGGAACTGAGGCTGGACGCGATCGGCGACGTCCCCGCGTTCCTGCCCGGCCAGTACGTCAACATCGCCGTGCCCGGCAGCGGGCAGGTGCGTGCGTATTCCTTCAGTTCCGCCCCCGGCGCGGCGGCGCTGAGCTTCCTGATCCGGCGCGTGCCCGGCGGCCTGATGAGCGGCTTCCTGGACACGGCCCGGCCGGGGCAGGTACTGGAGCTGAGCGGGCCGCTCGGCAGTTTCTACCTGCGCGAGGTGGCGCGGCCGCTGCTGATGCTGGCCGGCGGCACCGGCCTGGCGCCGTTCCTGTCGATGCTTGCGCAACTGGAGGCCCGCGGCTGCGCGCATCCGGTGCACCTGATGTACGGCGTGACCCGCGGCGCCGACCTGGTCCTGCTCGAGCGCCTGCAGGCCTTCGCCGAGCGGCTGGCCTGGTTCAGCTACGACACCTGCGTGGTCGACCCTGGCGCCGCGCATCCGCGCACCGGCTACGTCACCGAGCACCTGCCGGCGCACGTTCTGCACGACGGCGACGTGGATGTGTACCTGTGCGGCCCGCCACCGATGGTCGAGGCGGTGCGCGCGCATTTCCGCAGCATCGGCCTGGCGCCGGCCAGCTTCCACTACGAGAAGTTCACGCCCAGCGCCGCCGCGCCGGCGCAGGAGCGGGCCGCGTGA
- the benB gene encoding benzoate 1,2-dioxygenase small subunit has translation MSTDHHAICAFLYREARLLDDRQWDEWLTLYAEDAIYWMPAWDDDDRLTEDPQSQISLIYYADRSGLEDRVFRIKTERSGASTPEPRTSHSVANVEVLAERGEEIEVRYNFHTLSHRYKVTDQFFGTMLLTLRRHGDALRIARKTIVLKNDYIRQVVDVYHV, from the coding sequence ATGAGCACCGACCACCACGCGATCTGCGCGTTCCTGTACCGCGAGGCGCGCCTGCTCGACGACCGCCAATGGGACGAATGGCTGACGCTGTATGCCGAGGACGCGATCTACTGGATGCCGGCCTGGGACGACGACGACCGGCTCACCGAAGACCCGCAGTCGCAGATCTCGCTGATCTACTACGCCGACCGTTCCGGGCTGGAGGACCGCGTGTTCCGGATCAAGACCGAGCGCTCCGGCGCGTCCACGCCGGAACCGCGCACCAGCCACAGCGTGGCCAACGTCGAGGTGCTGGCCGAGCGCGGCGAGGAGATCGAGGTCCGCTACAACTTCCACACCCTCAGCCACCGCTACAAGGTCACCGACCAGTTCTTCGGGACGATGCTGCTCACCTTGCGCAGGCACGGCGACGCGCTGCGCATCGCGCGCAAGACGATCGTGCTGAAGAACGACTACATCCGCCAGGTCGTCGACGTCTACCACGTCTGA
- a CDS encoding Rieske 2Fe-2S domain-containing protein yields the protein MSAVIDKATALDALLASAVQDDHAAGRFRCRRDIFTNADLFELEMKHIFEGNWVYLAHESQIPNANDYYTTYIGRQPVVITRDKSGQLHAVINACAHRGAMLCRRKHGNKGSFTCPFHGWTFSNSGKLLKVKDEKTTQYPPQFGQDGAHDLKRVPRFESYRGFLFGSLREDVAPLEQFLGQARLIVDQIVDQAPDGLEVLRGNSSYIYDGNWKLQMENGCDGYHVSTVHWNYAATMGRRKQEGTQAVDASGWSRSVAGVYGFENGHILLWTKTMNPEVRPVYRQREELAQRLGAERAGFIVEQTRNLCLYPNLFLMDQFSTQIRVTRPIDVDRTEVSIFCFAPKGESARDRATRIRQYEDFFNVSGMGTADDLEEFRACQAGYAGSAAPWNDLSRGAPLWIDGPDENARRMGLAPLLSGERSEDEGLFVRQHAYWAAAMREALAQERACAA from the coding sequence ATGTCCGCCGTCATCGACAAAGCGACTGCGCTCGACGCCTTGCTCGCCAGCGCCGTCCAGGACGACCACGCCGCCGGCAGGTTCCGCTGCCGCCGCGACATCTTCACCAACGCCGACCTGTTCGAGCTGGAGATGAAGCACATCTTCGAAGGCAACTGGGTATACCTGGCGCACGAGAGCCAGATCCCCAACGCCAACGACTACTACACCACCTACATCGGCCGCCAGCCGGTGGTGATCACCCGCGACAAGAGCGGGCAGCTGCACGCGGTGATCAACGCCTGCGCGCACCGCGGCGCGATGCTGTGCCGGCGCAAGCACGGCAACAAGGGCAGCTTCACCTGTCCGTTCCATGGCTGGACCTTTTCCAACAGCGGCAAGCTGCTGAAGGTCAAGGACGAGAAGACCACCCAGTACCCGCCGCAGTTCGGCCAGGACGGCGCCCACGACCTCAAGCGCGTGCCGCGCTTCGAGAGCTATCGCGGTTTCCTGTTCGGCAGCCTGCGCGAGGACGTGGCGCCGCTGGAGCAGTTCCTGGGCCAGGCGCGGCTGATCGTCGACCAGATCGTCGACCAGGCGCCGGACGGGCTGGAGGTGCTGCGCGGCAATTCGTCCTACATCTACGACGGCAACTGGAAACTGCAGATGGAGAACGGCTGCGACGGTTACCACGTCAGCACCGTGCACTGGAACTACGCGGCCACCATGGGCCGGCGCAAGCAGGAAGGCACCCAGGCGGTCGATGCCAGCGGCTGGAGCAGGAGCGTGGCCGGCGTGTACGGCTTCGAGAACGGCCACATCCTGCTGTGGACCAAGACCATGAACCCGGAGGTGCGCCCGGTGTATCGCCAGCGCGAGGAACTCGCGCAGCGGCTGGGCGCCGAACGCGCCGGTTTCATCGTCGAGCAGACCCGCAACCTGTGCCTGTATCCGAATCTGTTCCTGATGGACCAGTTCTCCACCCAGATCCGCGTCACCCGGCCGATCGACGTGGACAGGACCGAGGTCAGCATCTTCTGCTTCGCGCCGAAGGGCGAGAGCGCGCGCGACCGCGCCACCCGCATCCGCCAGTACGAGGATTTCTTCAACGTCTCCGGCATGGGCACCGCCGACGACCTGGAGGAGTTCCGTGCCTGCCAGGCGGGCTACGCCGGCAGCGCGGCGCCGTGGAACGACCTCAGCCGCGGCGCGCCGCTGTGGATCGACGGCCCGGACGAGAACGCGCGGCGGATGGGGCTGGCGCCGCTGCTGTCCGGCGAGCGCAGCGAGGACGAAGGCCTGTTCGTGCGCCAGCACGCATACTGGGCCGCGGCGATGCGCGAGGCGCTCGCGCAGGAACGGGCGTGCGCGGCATGA